Within the Eucalyptus grandis isolate ANBG69807.140 chromosome 1, ASM1654582v1, whole genome shotgun sequence genome, the region atacaagtttgtagtgtgttgatagtaacagaaacacatggtagatacttcacctatatgagcttagaagtggtgccgcttcttacgaaagtgagggttgctttctagagagctcatgaaacatgATCAAGCACAatgccataatagtgcggagtaatatagaaattctcgctgaaacaagaggttagtgtatgtgtggtatgtccagttctattacataaaagtacaagtttaaaacCGAGCTACTtatcactttgatagagctttgatatacttgcactaagtaaaggtttaactcgaaagagaccttttatgtatgtatattaatcttactgaaactttggctgtatggtttttaaaattttattttgaaatctttgttttacaaacaaagtgggggattgttggaattttgtttgttaaaacaaaatgagtgctttttactttgtcccacatagaaaaggtgggagcaggaggattagtttattaatgtgGAATTTCCCTTTTAGTTCAAatgttgccttttaatttgagaattttggaaatgaaatataaatgaaaattcgaaattctatttaaaaaaaaaaattattccgaattttatttgtgtcttttcaagacaacctttggaaaattacttattcggttttaatttttccgaaggattgcaattgttcgtttttcgacttcttccgaaaagtcgcatttgtttatccgaacaattttctaaaaacgtgtttgttcgcaattttcacgaagagttgcaagactgtttcatatatataattgtcatttttcggaaagaaatgtgtggtcatttttcgagtcttctttctaaaaaactgcagccaattttcgattgtttcttagagagaccctggagaaatactagaattgctatttagtattctcatccgagactttgttgtatcctggatgatttttgccggtgaccattagcaacgttgtggggcaaataaattcttaaagaaagtgatatcacgcctcaaagtccgagttgttttactcgatccgatttcattgtactACCCAATTTCGAAGCATATTTTACCAACAGACTGAAACTGACCGACTTCGCGCCATTTTCGACGCTTCTTTTTCCAGTTTTTTGTATTCTCTTTGGTTGCTCAGATGTCGCGTTTGGCGGGTGGGCCGGTGGTTCACCACCGGACGATGTGCAGTGAACACAGCAACAGcttgagatgatgatgatgtggtAGGTCATATACAATAGAATGAGAACAGAGCAGACGATGCTATGCTACCTGGCGTTTTGAGTCGTAGGGTCCTCGCTCCAACATGCATCCAATACACCCATTGCTGGAGGTTGCCAATTAGATAGAATTAATTGCGTTTCGACCATGTAACATAGGTACGTAACTTGAAAACGTTCATCTAGTATGAGGAAATTTGCAATACCACAATTCGGTATATGCATATATCAGCTCGCCTCCGACATCCAAATCGAAATAGTTCAACAAAACGAATTTAGCGAGAACAAACCAAAAGATAGAGAGTAGTTTGCTTGATTGGGTTTGGTCGGtaaaattttgagttttgattgccGGTGTTACAAAGCACAGCTATTATAAAGTGACTGGAAAAttaccataaaaaagaaaagaaaaaattaaacttcttgtatttatgtcaatttaagattaaacttttcaatttgatcaattgagttataaaccttttgatgatttgttaataTAGTCATTCGGATGAATATGAATAACTTTGGTTTGTTCCTTCTGCTACAAAACTGAAGGTTTTAATTCATGGGGTTTCAGCTTCTTCCCGTGTTCTCTTAGTCTAGTTCAAGATGGTCTTTGAAGGAAAATTATAATGGCTGCTAGATCTAGAGAGGtgaagcctcgccggccatcgaTGTGggccggcaaccggcggaggaagaagaaaataaaaagaaaaattgaaagaaaagaataaaaagaaaagaaataatttattattattttttttttaataaaaagttgaaaaggTCCACTCCAAAGATCAAATCATACTATATAGGACGGTCGGTATCTGCGTAATagattttttgaccaaaattagtGAGAGTAATTATATTGGTAAATCGTCCAAAAGTTAagaattaaattagtcaaattgaaaacttaagattgaattgacattcatACAATAAAAATGGAGCGATAAGtacataattttggaaattttaaaatttgtgagatgaaaaaggatgaaaaatctaaaggctgcgtttgtttcACCAGCGACCCTCATCGGCAACGGAGGCCTCGCCCAGCTCTGGATGGAAAGTCTCTCCCCCAAAGGCCCTCTTTGGCCGAACTCTCTCAGTTTGgtcattcttataaaaattagaCAGAAAAATACTCtctaaaatctctctctctctctctcttctctggcCTCGCCGAGCATCTCTCCCTCTGCCAATCTTCCACTCATGACTAGCTTATTCTCGACAGTTTTTGGCCGGTCTGACTGTGCGACCAACCTCCTCACGGAGTCCCCTAAGCTAGTCGTGGTGGTTGCCTCCTTCAAACTTCACCGGAATTGCCTTGATTTGGCTGATATCCAAAGTTGCTCGTCGGATGACTTCAAAGGTAGGTTCAGATCTCAAATGAACATTCAAGGATGCTCAAATCAAACTATAGTCTAAAATTGAAGTTATACTTTAATCTAAGTTTGATATTAAGTTAGGATGTGATGAGatcaaagtgaaattaagaGGAAATTGCCTATAGTTTAGGTTGAATTTAGTGAAATCAAATATCAATTATCTGTTTAGATAACTTATACTACTTAATTTCATGATGATCGAAACATGCTTAAGTAGGAATTGATGTTGACTTTGGTTTATAGATGtcaattgaacttgatttcttgaaattaagagattgatttttctaatgGAGCAAATCGTCAAGGGCACTTAGGTgatcgatttttcaattttgtgacacttaagcaagtgaaaaaaaaaaaaaaaaaaaagctacgaCATTCAATTGAGTTCTgtacaaaagttatgacactcataCTATTTTTATCCATAAAAATCATCATGAAATCAACCTAATTACTTCTAAATCAATATTCTTGCAACATACATCAATCAGTGAACAGAAAACATCTACCCTAGGGAGTTTGGCTGCATGAAGATAGCAAGGCTTCAATCTTATTTTAGAGTTGAATTCCTACTAATCTtcatttaattacattttcgcgataaattttaaatgtttcaatgcatttatcttctttttttaagaaagcatCCTTAAAATCCAGTTCTTTTTTTCCGGCCTTATCCGCCAGATGGAAGATTTAGTTAATTATATCACTGGTTACAGAAGCTCAACCGGAAGATTTGCGTAGTAACATCACTAGTTACTGCCTTTGTACTTACCAAATTTCCTTTGACCTCGTACCCCCCTCTATCATCCTTTTGTCTTTATCCTACCGACCCGAGTTGGCTTTGACCTTGTTTTTCTTTCGCAAAAATACTGCTTCATTCGGATCCAAGAGAGTATAAAGCGAAATTTTGGCCGGCAGATTAACCATCTTGTGTTTATTCAAAGGTTTATATGGAAAACCGTAAGTGAAAGATATTTCTaacgcaaataatcataagatgAAAACTTTCATTTATAAATGGACCGAACATGGttagcaaaataaaatatcttgTATGTGTTGGCAGCAGAACCGTGCTTGTGGTTTGTTCTTTATTACGCCGGCAATgcattgaataaaaatattttctcctttgcCTCATATAATCCAATCCCTTTTGCGCAAAACAGCTTTGTTAACCAGCGTCACGATAGCTGATCTTTATATAATGAACTTAGGGCACGACATGCGAGATTATTCTGAGTGAGAGATAATGAAATTTGTCGTGTCATAAATTAAGTGGCGTCCAGCACTCAAATTAATGCTCTAGGGTATGGCTTTGATTTCACCCGGACATAACTAGAGGTGGGTATGTTCCCAATTGAGCCGATCCACCCCTAACCTTAGAACCAACTCACAtagtgttggtcctcaattttggGAATGAGAACCTATCTTATTGAGCTTGGGAATGAGGACCAGACCCATTTAAtgggtttggttcggttccaAAGTTAACTTGGGactaataaataatttttatatttcattttttatattccctGAAAAAGTAATCAAGGACCGGATCGACCAAATGAATTTGGTAACAAGCGAGGTTAGCTAAGAGAAGCAAGCGATGAGCGTCAAGTGGGGCGAGCATCAAGCCAAGCGAGTAGAAAGTAACAAGTTGGGCGAGCATATAATACTTGACAAAGGATATTTTGTGCGGTATCCAAAGCCGGTGAAACGATGTCAATAATTTGTCTTGAGCGATCCATGGATCATAAAGATCTCATCCTTTGATTTTGCCGATCCCAAGCGGGCTCCGCATTTGATCGGGTCTCATAAAATTAACAGTTGTGATGCATTCGATTCATCGAATGGTCAGCTAAATTCTACCATTGGCTAAGAAAAGCAGATCAAAAGGGGAAATACGATTTTTCGGAAAGCGACCATCTTCATCGCTCTACTTCTTCACCACCTGAACAGAGAAAcgccaactctctctctctctctctctctctctctccgtcttcAGACGACGTCGCTGGCTCCTTCAATCGATTGATCGGCCGCGACCGGCGACCTTGCGTTGCGTGGACCCTGGGCTGAACACGGGAGAGTTGGCGTATGGCACGAGGATCGCCCTCATCATCCTCTTCGCCCTCACCGTCCTCTTCACCCTCGTCTTCTACCTCTGCAACCCCGTCCGCGTCCCGCCGCACCGGAGCCAATCCCTCCTCGCCGCTGCGGCGGCGGTGCGGAGGATGGCGGCCACATGACTGCGGTCGCGCTCGGCCTGGACCAGGCCACGCTGTGCAGCTTCCCGAAGCTCCTCTACTCTCGGGTGAAGGCCGCGAGCTCGAGCTGCTGCTCCATTTGCTTGTCGGAGCACAAGGAGTCGGACGTGCTGAGGCTGTTGCCGGGCTGTGGCCATTACTTCCGCTCGAAGTGCGTTGATCTGTGGTTGAGAATGAATCGGTCGCGTCTGAACTGCAGGACCTCGCTGGTTCCGACTCCGGTCAGGAGTTCCCTCGCTGAGGTGACCCCGCCGGCGGGTGGTCGAATTGCAGCTCAGATTCTAGAATCAAACAAAATGCACTGTAAATTAATTGAGGTTTTTCGTGCATGGGTTCGAGGTGTTGACTGAAATCGATCGATTTTGCGCCATTTTCGATGcttcttttacctttttaattttctttggttGCTCAGGCTCGTCGAAACGCAGAAGAGACGTCGCGTTCGGCGGGTGGGTCGGTGGTTCGCCGCCAGATAAGTGCAGCGAATGTACAGCCAAAAACTTGAGACGATTATGAAGTGATCGGTCAAATATAATAGAATAAGAACAAAGCAGATGCTACCTGCTGttatggggagagagagagagagagatttgtgtTCTGTTTGTTCTGTTCGCTGAAATTAATGTAATGAACTCCCGAGCAAGTCATGATCATGTcgaactctctccctctctctctcctctctctctctctctctctctctctgtgcatcTCTTGGTTGACGATGATTCTACGGCAAGCATTTTGCTGTGATGACGCTCCTGTAGTTTGCGCAATGCTTTCGGTCGAATGAAACGGGCGCTTGTGTCGGAACGAAACTGGAGAATTGACGGGAAAAAAAAACGTGGGATTTAGTTTAGATgatcttgaagaaagaaagaaaagaagaaagcaaatcttacca harbors:
- the LOC120288522 gene encoding RING-H2 finger protein ATL70-like → MTAVALGLDQATLCSFPKLLYSRVKAASSSCCSICLSEHKESDVLRLLPGCGHYFRSKCVDLWLRMNRSRLNCRTSLVPTPVRSSLAEVTPPAGGRIAAQILESNKMHCKLIEVFRAWVRGVD